One window of Amaranthus tricolor cultivar Red isolate AtriRed21 chromosome 11, ASM2621246v1, whole genome shotgun sequence genomic DNA carries:
- the LOC130827798 gene encoding uncharacterized protein LOC130827798 produces the protein MSPLLFVLGMEYLSRILKCTSQDDSFKFHPRCKPLQLTYLCFADDLILFARGDYTSIHIIFQGLEIFFDSSGLHANSSKSAIYLAGISKKHQSDILSRINYLLLTSWLGVNIKCGNIFSMNPRQWKVSRFKRKIILTSVCNLIYMIRKARNDCVWKLKLKSVPKLISNVKFLVKHHMQSLYPLSVGMLD, from the exons ATGTCTCCTCTCTTATTTGTTTTGGGAATGGAATATCTTTCACGTATTCTGAAGTGCACTAGTCAAGATGACTCCTTTAAATTTCACCCTAGATGCAAGCCTCTTCAGCTTACTTATTTGTGCTTTGCTGATGATCTTATACTTTTTGCAAGAGGTGATTATACATCCATCCATATTATCTTCCAAGGgcttgaaattttttttgattcctCTGGTCTTCATGCTAATTCCTCCAAGTCAGCTATCTATCTTGCTGGTATTAGTAAGAAACATCAATCAGATATTCTTAGCAGGATCAACTACCTCTTG CTCACCTCATGGCTTGGTGTTAATATTAAATGTGGCAACATCTTCTCTATGAACCCTAGACAATGGAAGGTGTCGAGGTTCAAGAGGAAGATCATCCTTACTTCAGTCTGCAACCTAATTTATATGATCCGGAAAGCGAGAAATGATTGTGTGTGGAAGTTGAAACTTAAATCTGTTCCAAAGCTTATTAGTAATGTTAAATTTCTTGTAAAACATCATATGCAAAGTTTGTATCCCTTGTCTGTTGGTATGCTTGATTAA